One Lepisosteus oculatus isolate fLepOcu1 chromosome 13, fLepOcu1.hap2, whole genome shotgun sequence genomic region harbors:
- the sned1 gene encoding sushi, nidogen and EGF-like domain-containing protein 1 isoform X2, translating to MEMGLGALVPWLCTLLSLDLLAVVELAVPLRDFYPFGQDHGDTQTMKQDDGGSGLVEISVAFPFFGDRHTGLYVNNNGLVSFLREVSQFTPVAFPIAGDRRVVAPFWADVDNRRAGQVFYRESKDPAILQRATADARRYFPEFPSFTTSWVLIATWHQVTFFGGSSFTPVNTFQVVLITDGELSFTILQYENITWTTGLHASSGGDLAGLGGIAAQAGFNAGDGRRYFNIPGSRTEDVVDVEETTNVGVPGRWVFRIDDAQVQVGGCNDSASVCLNLRPCLNGGHCIDDCITGHPSFTCSCLTGYTGRRCQIDVNECSSYPCQNGGTCIDGQNNFTCHCHPGYTGLFCETDINECEGRLCRNGGVCVEGVGNFTCQCEPGFTGSVCETDINECESQPCLNGGKCVDLTNSYTCECSLPFTGLHCETELVTLINSSFTDADKQTDPEKLTNSSFTDSVNATECVCQNGGSCVDSNGTCECPTGFTGDYCQFVSQTPCSSNRPCPDGGPCLEYGGTYLCTCQTGIAEADTSDLYPFVQPRSVCDSSPCLNGGLCYERDGGYTCECKRGYRGKHCEKVRLSVCVSSPCRNGGSCREEGGGYRCACPYRFTGRHCEIGKPDPCSSSPCLNGGTCFHYIGKYKCECAEDYSGRHCENGRGSAQTQTELDCGPPVQVKHAEVHYSSTQPGSTALYTCHAGYTPLPRATHSICGSQGSWSQPPVCEEIDECLSQPCLNGGTCRDRIATYLCDCEEGFIGTRCEIELNECLSEPCKHGGSCVDQRGFYFCQCPQGFVGQDCETQLDGCESNPCLNNGVCRGYRGSHLCVCKEGFIGDRCQTVVDPCILQPCGSRGYCRSDRRGNYSCTCRAGHTGRNCEKALAPPAGLQVVRVEESEVELRWNLPNSSRELISGFAITYVPVGRGVRKTDFLDKQHSSHLLRSLLPGYLYNISTFSVKRNVHNNDISLPATTLTRTRPRRAENVQVVSTSSSRVSVRWSLHPGWHASVSQVQVSLTSPDGKGEESVLLNSSSSEHTFSSLLPGQMYTVDVLTQSGQKPDELPSFSHSAGPLHVWTKPLPPQNLSLAFVTATSAQVTWARPPRGSLDGYVVNVTRGLNTKSRYLPNGKLTVYTLRDLVPGQQYWFSITAVRNTEHEQMHSLPQQLAITALMSEERAGKREKPATVGRELQVSPRRGPSHHLSATLQHGPALVTDRDSFEELPRYTELIDGRGRITAKFTNLPGKEITHRPKPESPIKLENIEETTNRINLALEIPEEGTSRQSEAPRDCRTNPCQNGGTCVKGTDSFACDCSMGFKGRQCELFCQRVPHSCTRLYSETKTVPVWEGGVCHYLYKRTYKVHKDICYREICEPLLHKKTPRNRRTHRLQ from the exons ATGGAGATGGGGCTGGGAGCCCTCGTACCCTGGCTCTGCACTTTGCTCTCTCTGGATTTGCTGGCTGTCGTGGAGTTAGCTGTACCTCTCCGGGACTTCTACCCCTTCGGACAAGACCATGGGGACACCCAGACGATGAAGCAAGATGATGGGGGATCTGGGCTGGTGGAAATCTCTGTAGCCTTCCCTTTCTTTGGAGACAGACACACGGGGCTCTAT GTGAACAACAACGGACTGGTGTCATTTTTACGGGAAGTGTCTCAGTTCACACCAGTTGCATTTCCCATTGCTGGGGACCGACGGGTTGTGGCACCTTTCTGGGCCGATGTCGACAACCGGCGGGCGGGGCAGGTATTCTACAGGGAGAGCAAGGATCCCGCCATCCTGCAGAGAGCCACTGCTGATGCCCGTCGCTACTTTCCCGAGTTTCCCAGCTTCACCACCTCCTGGGTCCTGATCGCCACCTGGCATCAAGTCACGTTCTTCGGGGGTAGCTCATTTACGCCC GTTAACACATTCCAGGTGGTTCTGATCACAGACGGAGAGCTTTCGTTCACCATCCTGCAGTACGAGAACATCACCTGGACCACTGGCCTGCACGCCAGCAGCGGGGGGGACCTGGCGGGGCTCGGGGGCATCGCTGCACAG GCAGGCTTTAATGCAGGCGATGGGAGGCGCTATTTCAACATCCCAGGCTCCCGCACTGAGGATGTGGTGGATGTGGAGGAGACGACCAATGTTGGCGTTCCTGGGCGCTGGGTCTTCCGTATCGATGATGCCCAGGTGCAGGTGGGAGGCTGCAATGACTCAG CCTCTGTGTGCCTGAACCTGCGCCCCTGTCTGAATGGAGGGCACTGCATCGACGACTGCATCACTGGCCACCCTTCCTTCACCTGCTCCTGCCTCACTGGCTACACGGGCCGGAGATGTCAGATAG ATGTCAATGAGTGCTCCTCCTACCCCTGTCAGAATGGAGGGACATGCATTGATGGGCAGAACAACTTTACCTGTCACTGCCACCCTGGCTACACGGGACTGTTCTGTGAAACAG ACATCAATGAATGTGAAGGCAGGCTGTGCAGAAACGGAGGTGTGTGTGTTGAAGGAGTTGGCAATTTCACATGCCAGTGTGAACCAGGCTTCACTGGGTCTGTATGTGAGACAG ATATAAATGAATGTGAGTCCCAGCCCTGTCTGAATGGGGGAAAATGTGTTGACCTGACAAACAGCTATACCTGTGAATGCTCTCTTCCCTTCACTGGACTGCATTGTGAGACAG agctTGTCACATTGATAAATTCTTCCTTCACTGACGCTGACAAACAAACAG atcCTGAAAAGCTGACGAATTCCTCATTCACGGATTCTGTCAATGCAACTG agtGTGTCTGCCAGAATGGAGGATCATGTGTGGACAGCAATGGCACCTGTGAGTGCCCAACAGGCTTCACTGGGGACTACTGCCAGTTTG TTTCCCAGACTCCCTGCAGTTCCAACAGACCCTGTCCTGATGGCGGGCCGTGCTTAGAGTATGGAGGAACCTACCTGTGCACCTGTCAGACTGGCATAGCTGAGGCTGACACCAGTGATTTGTATCCCTTTG TACAGCCCCGATCGGTCTGTGATTCTTCACCCTGTCTAAATGGTGGCCTCTGTTATGAGCGAGATGGTGGCTATACATGTGAATGCAAGCGGGGCTACAGAGGCAAACACTGTGAGAAAG TCAggctgagtgtctgtgtgtccagcCCCTGTCGGAATGGCGGCTCCTGTCGGGAAGAAGGAGGAGGGTATCGTTGTGCTTGCCCCTACAGGTTCACCGGCAGGCACTGTGAAATCG GAAAGCCTGACCCATGCTCATCCAGCCCCTGTCTGAATGGAGGGACCTGTTTCCATTACATCGGAAAGTACAAGTGTGAGTGTGCTGAAGACTACAGCGGGAGACACTGTGAAAATGGTAGGGGCTCTGCTCAAACACAGACAG AGTTGGACTGTGGCCCGCCCGTGCAGGTGAAACATGCCGAAGTCCACTACTCCTCGACTCAGCCCGGCTCCACTGCCCTGTACACCTGCCACGCCGGTTATACCCCACTGCCCCGGGCCACACACAGCATCTGTGGGAGCCAGGGGTCTTGGAGCCAGCCCCCTGTCTGTGAGG AGATCGACGAATGCCTGTCTCAGCCCTGCCTCAACGGTGGGACGTGCAGAGACAGGATTGCTACCTACCTCTGCGATTGTGAGGAAGGATTCATTGGAACACGCTGTGAAATAG AACTGAACGAGTGCCTGTCCGAGCCCTGTAAACACGGAGGGAGCTGTGTGGATCAGCGAGGGTTTTACTTCTGCCAGTGTCCACAGGGCTTTGTAGGCCAGGACTGTGAAACAC AGCTGGATGGGTGCGAATCAAACCCCTGTCTGAACAACGGAGTGTGCAGAGGCTACAGAGGGAgccacctgtgtgtgtgcaaggAGGGCTTCATAGGAGACCGCTGTCAGACAG TGGTAGATCCCTGCATACTGCAGCCCTGTGGAAGCAGAGGGTACTGCCGCAGTGACAGGAGGGGGAATTACAGCTGTACCTGCAGAGCAGGCCACACTGGCAGAAACTGTGAGAAAG CActagcgccccctgcaggcctgCAGGTGGTGCGGGTGGAGGAGAGCGAGGTGGAGCTGCGCTGGAACTTGCCCAACAGCTCCAGGGAACTCATCAGCGGATTTGCCATCACTTATGTGCCCGTGGGAAGAGGTGTCCGGAAAACCGACTTCTTAGACAAGCAGCACTCTTCCCATTTACTCCGTTCCCTGTTGCCCGGATACCTCTACAACATCTCCACCTTCTCGGTCAAGCGCAACGTCCACAACAACGACATCAGCCTGCCTGCCACCACCCTGACACGCACCA GGCCTCGCAGGGCAGAGAACGTGCAGGTAGTCAGCACGTCCTCCTCTCGGGTGTCGGTGAGGTGGAGTCTGCACCCAGGCTGGCATGCCTCGGTCAGCCAGGTGCAAGTGTCTCTCACCTCACCTGACGGCAAAGGGGAAGAGTCTGTTCTGCTCAACAGCAGCAGCTCAGAGCACACCTTCAG TTCCCTGCTCCCAGGTCAGATGTACACCGTCGATGTGCTGACACAGAGTGGCCAGAAACCAGACGAGCTGCCCTCCTTCAGCCACTCTGCTGGGCCCCTCCACGTTTGGACCA AACCCCTCCCTCCTCAGAATCTTTCTCTGGCCTTCGTTACTGCAACATCAGCCCAGGTAACCTGGGCCCGGCCTCCCAGAGGATCCCTGGACGGCTATGTGGTTAATGTCACACGGGGACTCAACACCAAGAGCCGGTACCTACCCAATGGGAAGCTGACAGTTTACACACTGCGAGATCTGGTCCCTGGACAGCAGTACTGGTTTTCCATCACCGCCGTTCGCAACACGGAGCACGAACAGATGCACAGCCTGCCACAGCAGCTTGCCATCACTGCCC TGATGTCAGAGGAGAGAGCTGGGAAAAGAGAGAAGCCCGCTACTGTGGGACGAGAGCTCCAGGTGAGCCCCCGGCGCGGCCCCAGCCACCACCTCTCCGCCACCCTGCAGCACGGCCCGGCGCTGGTCACTGACCGGGACAGTTTTGAGGAGCTGCCCAG ATACACTGAGCTCATTGACGGCAGAGGGAGGATAACAGCCAAGTTTACTAACCTGCCGGGgaaggagatcacacaccgtCCAA aACCTGAGTCACCGATCAAGTTGGAGAATATAGAAGAAACAACCAACAGAATCAATCTTGCACTGGAAATTCCAGAGGAAGGaaccagcagacaaagtg AGGCTCCAAGAGACTGCAGGACAAACCCCTGCCAAAACGGTGGAACTTGTGTGAAAGGGACTGACTCTTTTGCCTGTGACTGCAGCATGGGATTCAAGGGAAGACAGTGTGAGCTCT TCTGTCAGCGAGTTCCTCATTCCTGCACCCGCCTGTACTCTgaaacaaagacagttccagtcTGGGAGGGAGGTGTTTGCCACTACCT GTATAAACGAACCTACAAAGTCCACAAAGACATTTGTTACAGGGAGATTTGCGAGCCACTTCTACATAAGAAGACTCCAA GAAACAGAAGGACTCACAGACTGCAGTGA
- the sned1 gene encoding sushi, nidogen and EGF-like domain-containing protein 1 isoform X4, translating into MEMGLGALVPWLCTLLSLDLLAVVELAVPLRDFYPFGQDHGDTQTMKQDDGGSGLVEISVAFPFFGDRHTGLYVNNNGLVSFLREVSQFTPVAFPIAGDRRVVAPFWADVDNRRAGQVFYRESKDPAILQRATADARRYFPEFPSFTTSWVLIATWHQVTFFGGSSFTPVNTFQVVLITDGELSFTILQYENITWTTGLHASSGGDLAGLGGIAAQAGFNAGDGRRYFNIPGSRTEDVVDVEETTNVGVPGRWVFRIDDAQVQVGGCNDSASVCLNLRPCLNGGHCIDDCITGHPSFTCSCLTGYTGRRCQIDVNECSSYPCQNGGTCIDGQNNFTCHCHPGYTGLFCETDINECESQPCLNGGKCVDLTNSYTCECSLPFTGLHCETELVTLINSSFTDADKQTDPEKLTNSSFTDSVNATECVCQNGGSCVDSNGTCECPTGFTGDYCQFEVSQTPCSSNRPCPDGGPCLEYGGTYLCTCQTGIAEADTSDLYPFVQPRSVCDSSPCLNGGLCYERDGGYTCECKRGYRGKHCEKVRLSVCVSSPCRNGGSCREEGGGYRCACPYRFTGRHCEIGKPDPCSSSPCLNGGTCFHYIGKYKCECAEDYSGRHCENGRGSAQTQTELDCGPPVQVKHAEVHYSSTQPGSTALYTCHAGYTPLPRATHSICGSQGSWSQPPVCEEIDECLSQPCLNGGTCRDRIATYLCDCEEGFIGTRCEIELNECLSEPCKHGGSCVDQRGFYFCQCPQGFVGQDCETQLDGCESNPCLNNGVCRGYRGSHLCVCKEGFIGDRCQTVVDPCILQPCGSRGYCRSDRRGNYSCTCRAGHTGRNCEKALAPPAGLQVVRVEESEVELRWNLPNSSRELISGFAITYVPVGRGVRKTDFLDKQHSSHLLRSLLPGYLYNISTFSVKRNVHNNDISLPATTLTRTRPRRAENVQVVSTSSSRVSVRWSLHPGWHASVSQVQVSLTSPDGKGEESVLLNSSSSEHTFSSLLPGQMYTVDVLTQSGQKPDELPSFSHSAGPLHVWTKPLPPQNLSLAFVTATSAQVTWARPPRGSLDGYVVNVTRGLNTKSRYLPNGKLTVYTLRDLVPGQQYWFSITAVRNTEHEQMHSLPQQLAITALMSEERAGKREKPATVGRELQVSPRRGPSHHLSATLQHGPALVTDRDSFEELPRYTELIDGRGRITAKFTNLPGKEITHRPKPESPIKLENIEETTNRINLALEIPEEGTSRQSEAPRDCRTNPCQNGGTCVKGTDSFACDCSMGFKGRQCELFCQRVPHSCTRLYSETKTVPVWEGGVCHYLYKRTYKVHKDICYREICEPLLHKKTPRNRRTHRLQ; encoded by the exons ATGGAGATGGGGCTGGGAGCCCTCGTACCCTGGCTCTGCACTTTGCTCTCTCTGGATTTGCTGGCTGTCGTGGAGTTAGCTGTACCTCTCCGGGACTTCTACCCCTTCGGACAAGACCATGGGGACACCCAGACGATGAAGCAAGATGATGGGGGATCTGGGCTGGTGGAAATCTCTGTAGCCTTCCCTTTCTTTGGAGACAGACACACGGGGCTCTAT GTGAACAACAACGGACTGGTGTCATTTTTACGGGAAGTGTCTCAGTTCACACCAGTTGCATTTCCCATTGCTGGGGACCGACGGGTTGTGGCACCTTTCTGGGCCGATGTCGACAACCGGCGGGCGGGGCAGGTATTCTACAGGGAGAGCAAGGATCCCGCCATCCTGCAGAGAGCCACTGCTGATGCCCGTCGCTACTTTCCCGAGTTTCCCAGCTTCACCACCTCCTGGGTCCTGATCGCCACCTGGCATCAAGTCACGTTCTTCGGGGGTAGCTCATTTACGCCC GTTAACACATTCCAGGTGGTTCTGATCACAGACGGAGAGCTTTCGTTCACCATCCTGCAGTACGAGAACATCACCTGGACCACTGGCCTGCACGCCAGCAGCGGGGGGGACCTGGCGGGGCTCGGGGGCATCGCTGCACAG GCAGGCTTTAATGCAGGCGATGGGAGGCGCTATTTCAACATCCCAGGCTCCCGCACTGAGGATGTGGTGGATGTGGAGGAGACGACCAATGTTGGCGTTCCTGGGCGCTGGGTCTTCCGTATCGATGATGCCCAGGTGCAGGTGGGAGGCTGCAATGACTCAG CCTCTGTGTGCCTGAACCTGCGCCCCTGTCTGAATGGAGGGCACTGCATCGACGACTGCATCACTGGCCACCCTTCCTTCACCTGCTCCTGCCTCACTGGCTACACGGGCCGGAGATGTCAGATAG ATGTCAATGAGTGCTCCTCCTACCCCTGTCAGAATGGAGGGACATGCATTGATGGGCAGAACAACTTTACCTGTCACTGCCACCCTGGCTACACGGGACTGTTCTGTGAAACAG ATATAAATGAATGTGAGTCCCAGCCCTGTCTGAATGGGGGAAAATGTGTTGACCTGACAAACAGCTATACCTGTGAATGCTCTCTTCCCTTCACTGGACTGCATTGTGAGACAG agctTGTCACATTGATAAATTCTTCCTTCACTGACGCTGACAAACAAACAG atcCTGAAAAGCTGACGAATTCCTCATTCACGGATTCTGTCAATGCAACTG agtGTGTCTGCCAGAATGGAGGATCATGTGTGGACAGCAATGGCACCTGTGAGTGCCCAACAGGCTTCACTGGGGACTACTGCCAGTTTG AAGTTTCCCAGACTCCCTGCAGTTCCAACAGACCCTGTCCTGATGGCGGGCCGTGCTTAGAGTATGGAGGAACCTACCTGTGCACCTGTCAGACTGGCATAGCTGAGGCTGACACCAGTGATTTGTATCCCTTTG TACAGCCCCGATCGGTCTGTGATTCTTCACCCTGTCTAAATGGTGGCCTCTGTTATGAGCGAGATGGTGGCTATACATGTGAATGCAAGCGGGGCTACAGAGGCAAACACTGTGAGAAAG TCAggctgagtgtctgtgtgtccagcCCCTGTCGGAATGGCGGCTCCTGTCGGGAAGAAGGAGGAGGGTATCGTTGTGCTTGCCCCTACAGGTTCACCGGCAGGCACTGTGAAATCG GAAAGCCTGACCCATGCTCATCCAGCCCCTGTCTGAATGGAGGGACCTGTTTCCATTACATCGGAAAGTACAAGTGTGAGTGTGCTGAAGACTACAGCGGGAGACACTGTGAAAATGGTAGGGGCTCTGCTCAAACACAGACAG AGTTGGACTGTGGCCCGCCCGTGCAGGTGAAACATGCCGAAGTCCACTACTCCTCGACTCAGCCCGGCTCCACTGCCCTGTACACCTGCCACGCCGGTTATACCCCACTGCCCCGGGCCACACACAGCATCTGTGGGAGCCAGGGGTCTTGGAGCCAGCCCCCTGTCTGTGAGG AGATCGACGAATGCCTGTCTCAGCCCTGCCTCAACGGTGGGACGTGCAGAGACAGGATTGCTACCTACCTCTGCGATTGTGAGGAAGGATTCATTGGAACACGCTGTGAAATAG AACTGAACGAGTGCCTGTCCGAGCCCTGTAAACACGGAGGGAGCTGTGTGGATCAGCGAGGGTTTTACTTCTGCCAGTGTCCACAGGGCTTTGTAGGCCAGGACTGTGAAACAC AGCTGGATGGGTGCGAATCAAACCCCTGTCTGAACAACGGAGTGTGCAGAGGCTACAGAGGGAgccacctgtgtgtgtgcaaggAGGGCTTCATAGGAGACCGCTGTCAGACAG TGGTAGATCCCTGCATACTGCAGCCCTGTGGAAGCAGAGGGTACTGCCGCAGTGACAGGAGGGGGAATTACAGCTGTACCTGCAGAGCAGGCCACACTGGCAGAAACTGTGAGAAAG CActagcgccccctgcaggcctgCAGGTGGTGCGGGTGGAGGAGAGCGAGGTGGAGCTGCGCTGGAACTTGCCCAACAGCTCCAGGGAACTCATCAGCGGATTTGCCATCACTTATGTGCCCGTGGGAAGAGGTGTCCGGAAAACCGACTTCTTAGACAAGCAGCACTCTTCCCATTTACTCCGTTCCCTGTTGCCCGGATACCTCTACAACATCTCCACCTTCTCGGTCAAGCGCAACGTCCACAACAACGACATCAGCCTGCCTGCCACCACCCTGACACGCACCA GGCCTCGCAGGGCAGAGAACGTGCAGGTAGTCAGCACGTCCTCCTCTCGGGTGTCGGTGAGGTGGAGTCTGCACCCAGGCTGGCATGCCTCGGTCAGCCAGGTGCAAGTGTCTCTCACCTCACCTGACGGCAAAGGGGAAGAGTCTGTTCTGCTCAACAGCAGCAGCTCAGAGCACACCTTCAG TTCCCTGCTCCCAGGTCAGATGTACACCGTCGATGTGCTGACACAGAGTGGCCAGAAACCAGACGAGCTGCCCTCCTTCAGCCACTCTGCTGGGCCCCTCCACGTTTGGACCA AACCCCTCCCTCCTCAGAATCTTTCTCTGGCCTTCGTTACTGCAACATCAGCCCAGGTAACCTGGGCCCGGCCTCCCAGAGGATCCCTGGACGGCTATGTGGTTAATGTCACACGGGGACTCAACACCAAGAGCCGGTACCTACCCAATGGGAAGCTGACAGTTTACACACTGCGAGATCTGGTCCCTGGACAGCAGTACTGGTTTTCCATCACCGCCGTTCGCAACACGGAGCACGAACAGATGCACAGCCTGCCACAGCAGCTTGCCATCACTGCCC TGATGTCAGAGGAGAGAGCTGGGAAAAGAGAGAAGCCCGCTACTGTGGGACGAGAGCTCCAGGTGAGCCCCCGGCGCGGCCCCAGCCACCACCTCTCCGCCACCCTGCAGCACGGCCCGGCGCTGGTCACTGACCGGGACAGTTTTGAGGAGCTGCCCAG ATACACTGAGCTCATTGACGGCAGAGGGAGGATAACAGCCAAGTTTACTAACCTGCCGGGgaaggagatcacacaccgtCCAA aACCTGAGTCACCGATCAAGTTGGAGAATATAGAAGAAACAACCAACAGAATCAATCTTGCACTGGAAATTCCAGAGGAAGGaaccagcagacaaagtg AGGCTCCAAGAGACTGCAGGACAAACCCCTGCCAAAACGGTGGAACTTGTGTGAAAGGGACTGACTCTTTTGCCTGTGACTGCAGCATGGGATTCAAGGGAAGACAGTGTGAGCTCT TCTGTCAGCGAGTTCCTCATTCCTGCACCCGCCTGTACTCTgaaacaaagacagttccagtcTGGGAGGGAGGTGTTTGCCACTACCT GTATAAACGAACCTACAAAGTCCACAAAGACATTTGTTACAGGGAGATTTGCGAGCCACTTCTACATAAGAAGACTCCAA GAAACAGAAGGACTCACAGACTGCAGTGA